AAGGCCGACGCGCGCGTAATCTTCGACCACCTGGACCGTGGCCCGGTCCATAAACTCCAGCGTGCACGGGATGATGCGGTGGGCAATGATGCTGGAGACGGCGCGGGCGGCGCCGTACAGGTCGTCAAAGAGGGCGCTCATCACTTTGCGGTGCTCCGGCTTGGGCAAAAGGCGCAGCGTCGCCTCGGTGATAACGGCCAGCGTCCCTTCCGAGCCGACGAGGAGGCGGGTCAGGTCGTAGCCGGCCACATCCTTGACCAGCTTGCCGCCGGTGCGGATCACCTCGCCCGACATCAGGACCGCCTCGAGGCCGAGGACGTAGTCCTTCGTCGTGCCGTACTTGAGCCCGCGCAGGCCGCCGGCGCATTCGGCGATGTTGCCGCCGATGGTGGCGATGCGCATGCTGCCGGGGTCGGGCGGGTAGAACAGACCGCGGGCCTCGACGGTCTGGTGCAGGTGCTGCGTGATGACGCCCGGCTGCACCGTCGCCGTCAGGTTTTCCTCGTCGATTTCAAGGATGCGGTTGAGCCGCGTCAGCACGAGGACGATGCCGCCCGCCACGGGGACGGTGCCCGCGCTCAGGTTGGTCCCGCTGCCCCGGGGGATGACGGGGATGCCGTAGCGGCTGGCGATGCGCAGCACCGCGGCCACTTCCTCCGTCGAACCCGGAAAGACGACGGCGTCGGGCATGGCCTGAACGAGCGGCGTGGCGTCGTAGGAATAGGCGACGAGGGCCTCCGGATCGTCGCGGACATGGTCGGCGCCGAGGGCGGCGAGGAGTTCGCGCTTGGCCGCGTCCGGGAGCTTGCCCATGGTCGGTTCGCTCCTTTCGCTTCGTCCGATTGATCTGATCACCCGATCAAAGGGGGCGCCCCTTATTGTAGCCTTTGCTCGGCATATTTGCAAGAAGAGTCCGTCGATTGTGAGAAAAAATGATCAGGTCACTTGACAACATGATCGGTTCCCACTACCATAAAAATCACATCTGATAAAAAATTCAGAACAGGAGGTGCCCGGAGGTGACCTGGGAACAGGTGTACGCGCCGGTGGGCGGTCGCCTGTGGCTGTCGGCGCTCGTCGCCCTGATCCCCATCGCCTTTTTCTTTTACGCCTTGGCCGTGCGCCGGATGAAGGGCCACAAGGCGGGGCTGATCACCGTCGCCCTGGCCATCCTCATCGCCGTCCTCGTCTACCGCATGCCCTTGCCGATGGCCGTGGCGGCCACCGGCTACGGCATCGCTTATGGCTTGTGGCCCATCGCGTGGATCATCGTCACCGCGGTCTTTCTCTACAAGATTACGGTCAAGAGCGGCCAGTTTGCCGTCATTCGCCAGTCCGTCGTCGCCCTTACCGAGGACCAGCGGTTGCAGGCCGTTCTCGTGGCGTTCTGCTTCGGCGCCTTCCTGGAAGGGGCGGCCGGCTTTGGCACGCCGGTGGCCATTTCCGCGGCCCTGCTTGTGGGGCTGGGCTTCAACCCGCTGTACGCCGCCGGGCTGTGCCTCATCGCCAACACCGCGCCGGTGGCCTGGGGCGGCGTGGGCATTCCCATCACCGTCGCCGGTTCCGTCTCGGGCATCGATCCCATGCTGCTCAGCCAGATGGCCGGGCGCCAGCTGCCGCTGCTTGCCATCCTCGTGCCGTTTTGGCTGGTGGCGATCATGGACGGGTGGCGCGGCATCCGCGAAACGTGGCCGGCGGTGCTCGTGGCGGGGCTGTCCTTTGCCGTGGCTCAGTTCGTCACGGCCAACTTCATCAGCCATGAATTGCCGGACATCACGTCGGCCCTGTTTAGCCTGCTCGTGACGGGCGGCTTTCTGAAGGTGTGGAAACCGCGCTTTGTTTTCCGGTTTGAGCACGGGCGCCCGATCCATCTGCCCGCCCGTGAAAGCGCTGTCCGTGAGGTGGCCGCCGCCCAAAGCGGCGCGTCCTCCACCGCGGGCCAGGTGATCAAGGCGTGGTCGCCGTTTCTCCTGCTGACCGTTGTCATCTGGATCTGGAGCCTCAAGCCGGTGAAAAAGGCGTTCCAGGTGTTTACGGTGGACATTCCCGTACCCTTCCTGCACAACCTGGTGCAGAAAGTGCCGCCGGTGGTCGACAAGGTGACGCCCTATGCCGCCGTGTTCAAGCTCGATCTCGTCGGCGCCACCGGAACGGCCATCCTCTTGACGGCCCTCCTGACCCGATTCCTCGTCCGCTTGCCGTGGCGCGACTGGTTCCGGCTGTTTGCCGAGACGGTGCGCGAACTGCGCTGGCCGATCGTCACCATCGGGTCCGTGCTGGGCTTCGCGTACATCGCCAACTATTCCGGGCAGTCGGCGACGCTGGGGCTGGCGCTGGCGTCGACGGGCAGCCTGTTTCCGTTCTTCTCCCCGGTGCTCGGGTGGCTGGGCGTCTTTCTCACCGGCAGCGACACGTCATCGAACGCGCTGTTTGGCAACCTGCAAAGGGTGACCGGCGAAGGCATTGGCACCGATCCGACGCTGCTCGTGGCCGCCAACAGCACCGGCGGCGTGACGGGCAAGATGATCTCGCCCCAGTCGATCGCGGTGGCGTCGGCCGCGGTGGGGCTGGTGGGGAAGGAGTCCGACCTGTTCCGGTTTACGTTGCGGCATTCGCTGGCGTTGCTCCTCGTCCTGTGCGTGCTGACCGTGCTTCAGGCGTATGCCTTCCCGTGGATGATCCCGAACGGTCGCTAAGGGAAACGGCCACACCGGTCGCGCAGGAGAGGGAGGAGCGAGGGCCCGGGCCTGCGCAAACGGGCGATTGTTCGGATCGCGATCGCTTCGCTACAATGAAGGCGAAGCGCGACGCTCGTGGGATGAGGTGACCGACTTGAACATCCGTCCGATCCGAACGAAGAAGCTGTATGAGGAAGTGGCCGAGGAGCTCAAGCGGATGATTCGCGAGGGCGAGCTGAAGCCCGGCGACCGGCTCGCGTCGGTGAAGGAGCTGGCCGAAGCGTTCAACGTGGGGCGCTCGGCGGTGCGCGAGGCGCTGAGCGCGCTGCAGGCGATGGGGCTCATCGAGATGCGCCAGGGCGAAGGCACCTTCGTGCGCAACTACGACCCCGCCGCCCTCGCCCAGCCCATTGCGTCGGCCATGCTGATGAACCGCGAAGACATTCGGGCCTTTCTGGAGGTGCGCAAGATTCTGGAAGTCGGGGCGGTGGGCCTGGCCGCCAGTCGCCGCACGGCGGACGACCTGGCGCGCATGGAAGCGGCGCTGCGCGAGATGGAGGAGAGCCTGGGCTCCGCCGACGACTTGGGCGAGGCGGCCGACGTCCGGTTTCACCTGGCCATCGCCGAGGCGACGAAAAACCGCATCCTCATCAAGCTGATGAACACCATCGCCGACACGATGCAAGAGACGATGCGCGAAAGCCGCCGCCTGTGGCTTTATGCCGAGGAGGCGACGGCGGAGCGCCTCTACCGCGAACACGTGCGCATCTACGAGGCGATCCGCGACCAGGATGCGCCCTTGGCCCAGCAGCGCATGCTCGCCCATTTGGTGAAGGTGGAGGAAGTGCTCAACCAAGCGGCGGAGGATGCGGACGAGCCAACTGCGGGCCAGGATCCGAACCCCTAAAGGAAAAACGGCGCCCTGTGCCCAAGAGGAGGGAAAGCCATGCGTGTTGCCCTCTTTGTCACCTGTTTGATTGACGCCTTTTTTCCGGAAGTGGCCAAAAGCGCCGTCCGCGTGTTGAGGCGCCACGGGGTGGAGGTGGACGTGCCGCGAACGCAAACGTGCTGCGGCCAGCCGGCCTACAACAGCGGCTACCGCGAAGAGGCGCGGGAGGTGGCCAAGCAGCTGATCCGCGCCTTTGACGGCAGCGCCTGCGTGGTCACGCCGTCGGGGTCGTGCGCGGCGATGGTCCGCTGCGAATACCCGCGGCTGTTTGCTGACGATCCCGAGTGGCGGCCGCGTGCCGAGGCGCTGGCGGCCAAAACCTATGAATTTTCCGAGTTTCTCGTGAACGTCTTGGGCGTGGAGGACCCCGGAGTGACCTTTCCGGCGCGGGCGACGGTCCACGCGTCCTGCCACATGACGCGGGGGCTGGGGGTGAAGGACGAACCCCTGTGCCTGCTCAAACGGGTCAAGGGCTTGGAGCTGTGCCCGCTCCCTTACCGGGAGGACTGCTGCGGGTTTGGCGGCACCTTCGCCGTGAAGATGGCCGGCATTTCCGCGGCCATGGCCGATGAGAAGATCGACCATATCGAGGAGACGGAAGCCGAGGTGCTCATCGGCTCGGACATGGGCTGCCTGTGGCACCTGGGCGGGCGCCTGAGCCGACGGGGGAAGCCGCTGCGCGTGCTGCACGTGGCCCAGGTCCTCGACGGGGGGAGGGAGTAGGATGCGCACGAGCGCGGAGCGTTCCTTTGCCCGGCGCGCCCAGCAGGCCCTCGCCGATTCCACGCTGCGCGCGGCGGTGCGGAAGGCCCAGGAGCGGTTCCGGACGGGCAAGCGGAACGCCGAGGCGGAGCTCGGCCACTGGGAGGCGTGGCGGCGCTTGGGCGAGGCCATCCGCCGCCACACGATCGAAAACTTGGATTTTTACCTGGAGCAGCTGGCCGACAACGTGGAGAAAAACGGCGGCACGGTGGTGTTTGCGGCGACCGAGCGGGAGGCCGTCGACTACGTCGTCCAGGTGGCGCGGGAGGAGGGCGCCCGCCGCGTGGTGAAGTCGAAGTCGATGGTCTCCGAGGAGCTCCACTTGAACCGCGCCCTGGAAGCGCTGGGCGTTGACGTGGTGGAGACCGACCTCGGCGAGTACATCATCCAGCTGGCCGGTGAGCCGCCGTCGCACATCATCGCCCCGTCGATTCACAAGAACCGGCGGCAAATCGCCGAGCTGTTTTCGCGGGTGGCCGGCGAGGCCCTCCCCGATGACACCCCGTCCCTCACCCGGTTTGCCCGGCGGCAGCTCCGACGAGCCTTCCTTGAAGCCGACATCGGCATCACCGGATGCAATTTCGCCGTTGCCGAGACGGGCACGATCGTGCTGGTCAGCAACGAGGGCAACGCCCGCCTGACGACGACGCTGCCGCGCGTGCACATCGCCATCATGGGCGCCGAGCGCATTGTTCCGACGTGGGACGACCTCGACGTGATGCTCCACCTTTTGCCGCGGTCGGCGACCGGCCAGAAGATCACGAGCTACGTGACGGCCATCTCCGGCCCGCGCCGCGCGCAGGATGCCGACGGTCCGGAAGCGTTTCACCTCGTCATCGTCGACAACGGCCGTTTGGACATCCTTGGCACCGCCTACCAGGACGTGCTCCATTGCATCCGCTGCGGGGCGTGCCTCAACGTGTGCCCGGTCTACCGCCACATCGGCGGGCACGCCTACGGCAGCGTCTACAGCGGCCCCATCGGCAAGGTGCTGACGCCGCTGCTCGGCGGCATGGACGAATGGCACGAGCTGCCCCACGCCTCCAGCCTGTGCGCCGCCTGCAGCGAGGCCTGCCCGGTGCGCATCCCGCTCCACGAGCTCCTGATCGAGCACCGCACCGAGCAGGTGACGCGCGGAACGCGCCCGTGGGCGGAGCGCTGGGCCTTTCGCCTCTACCGCTGGGTGGTCACCCGACCGGCCCTCTACCGGCGCGCGGTGCGGTGGGCGCGCCGGCTGCTCGCCCCGCTAGCGGACGGGGAAGGGAAGGTGCGCGTCCAGATCGGACCGCTCAAAGGCTGGACGGCGCAGCGCGACCTGCCGCTTCCGGCGCGCCAGTCGTTTCTCGACTGGTGGGAAGAGGAGGGCCGGAAGGAGGCGGCGCGCCAACACGAACCCCGCACGGAAGGAGAGGGGCGCGATGGCGAACGGAGCGCGTGATGCGCGGCGCGAAGCATTCTTGAATCGCGTGGCCGCGCGGTTGGGCAAGCCGAGAGGTCGGCGGGTGGTGCGACCCGACTTTGGTCCGCTGCCCCCGCAGGCGGAGGAACAGCTGGCCACCCCGGCGGCGCGCGCCGCGGCCTTTTGCCGGGCCCTGGAAGCCCTGCAGGGCCACGCGTCGCGCGTGGCGGATCCGTCGGAGCTGGCCGACGCGGTGCGCGCCATTGTCCGCCGCCACGGCGTTCGGCAAGCGGTGCTGTGGGATGCGGCCCATCCGGCGCTGGAGCAGGTGGAGGCGGCGCTTGGTGCCTCCGGCGTCACCGTGCGGCGCTGGCCCGACGGCGGAACGGTTTACGCCGAGGCGTGCGAGCTGGGCGTGGTGGTGGCGGAAATGGCCGTGGCCCAGACCGGGAGCGTGGTACTGCCGGCGCGGGGCGGGCAGGGACGCAGCGTCAGCCTCCTGCCGCCCGTGCTGCTGGTACTGGTTGACGAAGAACGCGTCGTCGGCACGCTGACCGACGCCCTGCGCGCCATCGGCCAGCGCGCCCGCAGCGGCGACCTGCCGGCGTGCGTCAACCTTGTCACCGGTCCGAGCCGCAGCGCCGACATCGAGATGGACCTGTCCATCGGCGTCCACGGCCCCGGTGCGGTGTATGCTGTGGTAATGAACGGGTCTGCGTCGCGCGAGGCGGATGGACGGTAGCGCAGGTCAACCCTCCCCGTTCCGCAGGGGGAGGGTTGACCTTTTTGTAAACAAGCTGGTCTTTTCCCCCGCGATGCGATTATGTATAGTATAGAAGACACGCGAACAAGCCCTTTCGAATGGAGCAAGGAGGGATGCGCGTATGGGGAAAAGGCCGAAGGGCAAGGCCTTGCGCGTGGTCCTGATCGGTCTGTTTATCTTGGCGCTGCTCGTCACCGCGCTGCAGCCTGCCTTGGCCGACGCGACGGTGGGCGAAACGGTGGTGACGCTGGGCAAGGACCTGACGCCGTCGCAGCGGGAGGCGGTGCTGCAGGAGATGGGCGTCGACCCGAACGCGGTGACGATCGTCGAGGTGACCAACGCCGAGGAACATCGCTACCTGGGCAATATCCTGCCGAAGAGCGCCATCGGGCGGCGCGCCATCTCGTCGGCCAAGATTACCTTGGAACAGCCGGGTTCGGGAGTGAACGTGGAAACGCACAACATCACGTGGGTGTCCGAGTCGATGTATGTGAACGCGCTGCTGACGGCGGGGGTCAAGGATGCCACCGTGTACGTGACGGCGCCGATCCCCGTGTCGGGCACGGCGGCGCTGACGGGCATTGTCAAGGCCTTTGAGCAGGCGACCAACACCTCGATCAGCGAGGAGCAGAAGCAGGTGGCCAACGAGGAGATGGTGCGCACGGCCCAGCTCGGGGAAAAGATCGGAGACCCCGACAAGGCGGCCGAGCTGATGCTCCGGTTGAAGGAGGAGCTGGCCAAACAGGGCGGACAGCTGTCCGACGAGGCCCTGCGCCAGCTGATCATTAACGTGGCCGGCGACCTCAACATCCAGCTGTCCGACCAGGACGTGGCGCAGCTGGCCGAGCTTTTGAGGCGCATCGCCAGTCTGCCGATCGACTGGGCCAGCGTGCGCGACCAAGTAGCGCTGGTACGGGACAATCTGGATCAGATTCTCAATGCCGAGGAAACGCGCAGCGTGCTGCGGGCGTTTCTCGATTTTCTTGTCGCCCTTTTTGACGCCGTGGCTCGGCTGTTCGGCTGATGCGCGTCCCCGAGTAGGGGGCGTGTTTTTTTTGTTCTGTTCAGGGGGGGAAGTGGGAGGCACACGAGTCCCTCTATCCTTGAAAGCGCCTTCGATTGTGATAATATTCCGAACAGTGTATAGTGATTTCCTATAGAGAGTATATTGACAATTACATCGATTTCTCTGATACTTTACTTGCAGGCATGATTTTTTTCATCCATACCACATGACAGGGGGGAATGTTATGTCCACGCGTGAACAATGGGGGACGCGAGCGGGTTTCGTGCTCGCGGCCATCGGGTCCGCCATCGGTTTGGGCAACATCTGGCGTTATCCTTACGTGTTGTATGAAAACGGCGGCGGCTCGTTCCTGATCCCGTACTTCTTTGCCCTTTTCACGGCGGGGATCCCGATCTTGCTTCTGGAGTTTTGGATCGGCCACCGGTACAGAAAGGCGGCGCCCTACGCGCTGCGCGACTTGGCCCGCGGATGGTCGTGGCTCGGCTGGTGGCCGGCGATGGTTTGCTTTGTCATCGTCACGTATTACGCGGTTGTGCTGGCCTGGGCGCTCAGCTACATGTACTTTTCCTTTGGCCTGCAGTGGGGCGACGACACGAAAGCGTTCCTGTATGGGAACTTCTTGAAGTTGACGGACAGCCCGAGCGTTGTCGGCGGCCTGCAGTGGCACATTGTGCTGCCCGTGGTGATCGTGTGGGCGATCGTGTTCTTCTACGTCTACCGCGGTGTGCGCAAGGGCATTGAGCGGGCCAACAAGGTCATGATCCCGTTGCTCCTCGTCATGATTGCCATTGTCGTGTTCCGTGGCGTGACCCTGCCCGGCGCGGTGGACGGCCTGAACCACCTGCTCACGCCCGATTTCAGCAAGCTCGCCAATCCGCAGGTGTGGATTGCCGCGTACAGCCAGGTGTTCTTCAGCCTAAGCATTGCCTTTGGCGTCATGATC
This sequence is a window from Calditerricola satsumensis. Protein-coding genes within it:
- a CDS encoding FAD-binding oxidoreductase, which codes for MGKLPDAAKRELLAALGADHVRDDPEALVAYSYDATPLVQAMPDAVVFPGSTEEVAAVLRIASRYGIPVIPRGSGTNLSAGTVPVAGGIVLVLTRLNRILEIDEENLTATVQPGVITQHLHQTVEARGLFYPPDPGSMRIATIGGNIAECAGGLRGLKYGTTKDYVLGLEAVLMSGEVIRTGGKLVKDVAGYDLTRLLVGSEGTLAVITEATLRLLPKPEHRKVMSALFDDLYGAARAVSSIIAHRIIPCTLEFMDRATVQVVEDYARVGLPTDIAAFLLIEQDGPEAVVERDLQRIAAICEACGAREVRVAATEEEGEALRTARRAALSALARLRPTTILEDATVPRAQIAPMVERITQIAKKYDLLICTFGHAGDGNLHPTCPTDARDPDEIARVEQAFEEIFAAAIELGGTITGEHGVGAVKAPYLEWKVGAAGLEVLKGIKRAFDPQGLLNPGKIFPPDGRKRKVIHRVPHVHA
- a CDS encoding LutB/LldF family L-lactate oxidation iron-sulfur protein, giving the protein MRTSAERSFARRAQQALADSTLRAAVRKAQERFRTGKRNAEAELGHWEAWRRLGEAIRRHTIENLDFYLEQLADNVEKNGGTVVFAATEREAVDYVVQVAREEGARRVVKSKSMVSEELHLNRALEALGVDVVETDLGEYIIQLAGEPPSHIIAPSIHKNRRQIAELFSRVAGEALPDDTPSLTRFARRQLRRAFLEADIGITGCNFAVAETGTIVLVSNEGNARLTTTLPRVHIAIMGAERIVPTWDDLDVMLHLLPRSATGQKITSYVTAISGPRRAQDADGPEAFHLVIVDNGRLDILGTAYQDVLHCIRCGACLNVCPVYRHIGGHAYGSVYSGPIGKVLTPLLGGMDEWHELPHASSLCAACSEACPVRIPLHELLIEHRTEQVTRGTRPWAERWAFRLYRWVVTRPALYRRAVRWARRLLAPLADGEGKVRVQIGPLKGWTAQRDLPLPARQSFLDWWEEEGRKEAARQHEPRTEGEGRDGERSA
- a CDS encoding DUF1002 domain-containing protein, with the translated sequence MGKRPKGKALRVVLIGLFILALLVTALQPALADATVGETVVTLGKDLTPSQREAVLQEMGVDPNAVTIVEVTNAEEHRYLGNILPKSAIGRRAISSAKITLEQPGSGVNVETHNITWVSESMYVNALLTAGVKDATVYVTAPIPVSGTAALTGIVKAFEQATNTSISEEQKQVANEEMVRTAQLGEKIGDPDKAAELMLRLKEELAKQGGQLSDEALRQLIINVAGDLNIQLSDQDVAQLAELLRRIASLPIDWASVRDQVALVRDNLDQILNAEETRSVLRAFLDFLVALFDAVARLFG
- a CDS encoding lactate permease LctP family transporter; the encoded protein is MTWEQVYAPVGGRLWLSALVALIPIAFFFYALAVRRMKGHKAGLITVALAILIAVLVYRMPLPMAVAATGYGIAYGLWPIAWIIVTAVFLYKITVKSGQFAVIRQSVVALTEDQRLQAVLVAFCFGAFLEGAAGFGTPVAISAALLVGLGFNPLYAAGLCLIANTAPVAWGGVGIPITVAGSVSGIDPMLLSQMAGRQLPLLAILVPFWLVAIMDGWRGIRETWPAVLVAGLSFAVAQFVTANFISHELPDITSALFSLLVTGGFLKVWKPRFVFRFEHGRPIHLPARESAVREVAAAQSGASSTAGQVIKAWSPFLLLTVVIWIWSLKPVKKAFQVFTVDIPVPFLHNLVQKVPPVVDKVTPYAAVFKLDLVGATGTAILLTALLTRFLVRLPWRDWFRLFAETVRELRWPIVTIGSVLGFAYIANYSGQSATLGLALASTGSLFPFFSPVLGWLGVFLTGSDTSSNALFGNLQRVTGEGIGTDPTLLVAANSTGGVTGKMISPQSIAVASAAVGLVGKESDLFRFTLRHSLALLLVLCVLTVLQAYAFPWMIPNGR
- a CDS encoding FadR/GntR family transcriptional regulator yields the protein MNIRPIRTKKLYEEVAEELKRMIREGELKPGDRLASVKELAEAFNVGRSAVREALSALQAMGLIEMRQGEGTFVRNYDPAALAQPIASAMLMNREDIRAFLEVRKILEVGAVGLAASRRTADDLARMEAALREMEESLGSADDLGEAADVRFHLAIAEATKNRILIKLMNTIADTMQETMRESRRLWLYAEEATAERLYREHVRIYEAIRDQDAPLAQQRMLAHLVKVEEVLNQAAEDADEPTAGQDPNP
- a CDS encoding (Fe-S)-binding protein, with amino-acid sequence MRVALFVTCLIDAFFPEVAKSAVRVLRRHGVEVDVPRTQTCCGQPAYNSGYREEAREVAKQLIRAFDGSACVVTPSGSCAAMVRCEYPRLFADDPEWRPRAEALAAKTYEFSEFLVNVLGVEDPGVTFPARATVHASCHMTRGLGVKDEPLCLLKRVKGLELCPLPYREDCCGFGGTFAVKMAGISAAMADEKIDHIEETEAEVLIGSDMGCLWHLGGRLSRRGKPLRVLHVAQVLDGGRE
- a CDS encoding LutC/YkgG family protein; translated protein: MANGARDARREAFLNRVAARLGKPRGRRVVRPDFGPLPPQAEEQLATPAARAAAFCRALEALQGHASRVADPSELADAVRAIVRRHGVRQAVLWDAAHPALEQVEAALGASGVTVRRWPDGGTVYAEACELGVVVAEMAVAQTGSVVLPARGGQGRSVSLLPPVLLVLVDEERVVGTLTDALRAIGQRARSGDLPACVNLVTGPSRSADIEMDLSIGVHGPGAVYAVVMNGSASREADGR